A region of Paenibacillus sp. 37 DNA encodes the following proteins:
- the gntK gene encoding gluconokinase, with product MNNYMIGIDIGTTSTKSVLFTEQGSVISTSTQEYPLYTPAPDVAEQDPEEIVQAALRSVRGVMDQSGVAAEQILFVSCSSAMHSVIAMGQDNTPLTRCITWADNRSAAWSAQLQENGLGHRIYLRTGTPIHPMSPLTKLMWLRHDETELFGRTAKFISIKEYLFFRLFGQYVVDHSIASCTGLLNLEQLDWDAEALEIAGITPDHLSKLVPTTYILEGMNHESAEKMALSPSTPFVIGASDGVLSNLGVNAIEPGVVAATIGTSGAIRTVVDRPVTDPKGRTFCYALTENLWVIGGPLNNGGMLFRWVRDEFAASEVETAKRLGINSYDVLTKIAERVRPGSEGLLFHPYLSGERAPLWNPDARGSFFGLTLHHQKEHMIRAVLEGVIFNLYTVLLAMEEQIGQPTSIQATGGFARSPLWRQMMSDIFNQEVIVPESFESSCLGAVVLGLYATGRIQSLHAVSSMVGTTHRHTPVKENAVLYQELLPIFIRISRKLEEEYADIAEFQRKMSLPRL from the coding sequence ATGAACAACTACATGATTGGGATCGATATTGGTACCACCAGTACCAAATCCGTATTATTTACCGAGCAAGGCTCCGTCATCAGCACCTCAACACAGGAATACCCTTTGTATACCCCTGCACCCGATGTTGCCGAACAGGACCCTGAAGAGATTGTACAAGCGGCCCTCCGCTCTGTCCGTGGAGTCATGGATCAGAGCGGTGTTGCTGCCGAGCAGATCCTGTTTGTATCCTGCAGCTCAGCTATGCATAGTGTCATTGCCATGGGACAGGATAACACACCCTTAACCCGTTGCATCACCTGGGCGGATAATCGAAGTGCAGCTTGGTCTGCCCAGCTGCAAGAGAATGGATTGGGCCATCGCATCTACCTGCGCACAGGTACACCGATCCATCCCATGTCACCGCTGACCAAATTAATGTGGCTACGCCACGATGAAACTGAACTTTTTGGGCGTACCGCAAAATTTATTTCGATTAAAGAATATCTGTTCTTCCGTCTATTCGGACAATATGTCGTCGACCATTCCATCGCTTCCTGCACAGGCTTGCTCAATCTGGAACAACTGGACTGGGACGCAGAGGCCCTTGAGATTGCAGGCATTACACCCGACCATCTCTCGAAGCTCGTGCCTACAACATATATATTAGAAGGAATGAATCACGAATCGGCTGAAAAAATGGCTCTCTCCCCCTCCACGCCCTTTGTTATTGGCGCAAGTGATGGGGTTTTATCCAATCTCGGCGTAAACGCCATTGAACCTGGTGTTGTCGCAGCAACCATCGGAACCAGCGGGGCCATTCGCACTGTCGTGGACCGTCCAGTTACCGATCCCAAAGGTCGAACCTTCTGTTATGCCCTCACAGAGAATCTTTGGGTCATTGGTGGACCTTTGAATAACGGTGGCATGTTGTTTCGTTGGGTACGGGATGAATTCGCCGCGTCTGAAGTGGAGACAGCGAAGCGACTTGGCATCAATTCCTATGATGTGCTGACCAAAATTGCCGAACGTGTCCGGCCGGGATCGGAAGGGCTTCTGTTCCATCCGTACCTTTCGGGCGAACGTGCCCCTTTATGGAATCCGGATGCCCGTGGTTCCTTTTTTGGCTTAACACTCCATCACCAGAAAGAGCATATGATCCGAGCTGTCCTGGAAGGGGTTATTTTCAACCTATATACGGTACTGCTCGCCATGGAAGAACAGATTGGACAACCTACCTCCATTCAAGCTACCGGTGGGTTTGCACGCTCTCCTCTCTGGCGCCAGATGATGTCTGATATCTTCAATCAGGAAGTGATTGTACCCGAGAGCTTCGAAAGTTCCTGTCTGGGTGCCGTCGTGCTTGGTTTGTACGCTACAGGGCGGATCCAATCGCTTCATGCCGTTTCTTCCATGGTGGGTACAACGCATCGGCATACCCCTGTCAAAGAGAATGCTGTACTCTACCAGGAGCTGCTGCCCATCTTTATTCGGATCTCTCGCAAACTGGAAGAGGAATACGCAGATATCGCTGAATTTCAGCGTAAGATGTCCCTTCCCCGTCTCTAA